Genomic DNA from Macadamia integrifolia cultivar HAES 741 chromosome 6, SCU_Mint_v3, whole genome shotgun sequence:
TTAAGCTGCAAAATTCACACCCTTCACATGCACATCATCATTACAATCTTAGTCGTGCAATGTTCTTAAGACGCTCACGGCATAACTATAGCAATCATTACTCTCAGCGAAACTCAGGTAGCCATGCTGATACATTAGGCTCACTATGCAAGGGTGCTTCTCCATTGTGTGATGAGAAACTTTCTTTCAAGTTAGCTAGTCGATGCAGCTCAGAGTCTGGATATCATGGAGGTAACCTAAATATTCATCTAAGCTGAACTTATTAATTGTCTCGCATTTTCTTAGgttatctttcctttttctttctttcttcccccaGAGAGAAGGCCTTTCCATGGACCAGACAGAATAAGGTGCAGTCCCTTGGTAAGGGATGCAGCATCGCCTGATGCAGCTAAGATGGTGTGTGGCATATGTATGAAGCTGTTAAGACGTAAAGCTTATGCTTTGGGAAACACAATGTCGTCTAGTGATCTGGCTGTTGTTGCAGTCTTAGTTTGTGGCCACGTTTATCATGCGGACTGCTTGGAGCAGAGAACATCTGAGGCTGACAAACGGGATCCCCCATGTCCATTGTGTGTTGAGTGGTCTTCAAAGGTCGATTCCTTTGGAGGACAGGAGTGAATTGTACAGATGACTTTTTCTTTATTCAGGTCAGATCCAGAATGAAATGAGCAATTCTTACATTTCAAGCAGAGAGGGGTTTTCAGGCTAATATTTTTAGAATTGCATTATTGCAGGTCTCTGATTCTTAGATTGTTACAATACTGTATATCTCAGGTTCACTTggggaaaatgttttcaaatGTTCTCTAATAACTTCAATTATTGAGCTGATAGTGGCACCTTAATATGAGTGAAGGCTGTTTCAGGTAACTTTCTTGGGTGCCATCTTCAATCAACAGCTTTTTgcacccaaaataataatagtaataatttcTCATCTTATACAGATGTAATTTCataatttatattatatatgcatacatatatataatgGGAGAACGTACGTTTTCTGTGGGGGAGTGTAATGCGAAATGATGCTGCGCTCCCCCCATTAATGCTCAAATCCCACTCTGGCAGATGCACTTGCGTGCCCTCATTGGCCCCCCGGCACGCACAGGGGCCACACTGCCCCACAGAAaacattctttctctctctctctcgctctatatatatatatatattttttttttcattttccttttcaattgcTTTGCATGTACCCCTTTTTATTTTGGACTTAGATTTACTTTCATCGTCATTATAAATTATGACAGGAACGCATCCTTACAGCTTTATGATAAAGTAGTCATTACAGAATCCAAATGGGCATAAAACATCACAATCAAATCTCAACTTTATACTGGAAGAAAATACATTTGTGTGCAATAATCATGAAGGATGCATTAGCTTTTCTGGAAATAGGTGCTTCTGGTGCTAAAATTGAGACTTATTATTGTACCAAGTTATGCCAAAACTCTCTTTCGACTAACAAGAGGAATTTTTGTTAGATGGATAACAATAATTTTATTGCCATATAAGTAGAAAAGGATATATAGATAGTGTACAACAACGACGATAGAGGAAGGGGAACCCCCATTCAACTTCAAAGGGGGACTACTCAATGGGATAAGGACCCACATATATTGCTTCCCTATTAACCCCACCCCTAGTGAACTCATCTTGCAGGGAATTAGCAGACTTTATCTCAAAGAGGACTGGAAGTTCC
This window encodes:
- the LOC122082025 gene encoding uncharacterized protein LOC122082025 isoform X4 — translated: MPCSIGMDLSSEVKSSPCVSSVDSAVVHPLSSVIDTTDSSVKLQNSHPSHAHHHYNLSRAMFLRRSRHNYSNHYSQRNSGSHADTLGSLCKGASPLCDEKLSFKLASRCSSESGYHGERRPFHGPDRIRCSPLVRDAASPDAAKMVCGICMKLLRRKAYALGNTMSSSDLAVVAVLVCGHVYHADCLEQRTSEADKRDPPCPLCVEWSSKVDSFGGQE
- the LOC122082025 gene encoding uncharacterized protein LOC122082025 isoform X1, coding for MIRHDSLLISFPEMEELELFSSVLNLGIELIMPCSIGMDLSSEVKSSPCVSSVDSAVVHPLSSVIDTTDSSVKLQNSHPSHAHHHYNLSRAMFLRRSRHNYSNHYSQRNSGSHADTLGSLCKGASPLCDEKLSFKLASRCSSESGYHGERRPFHGPDRIRCSPLVRDAASPDAAKMVCGICMKLLRRKAYALGNTMSSSDLAVVAVLVCGHVYHADCLEQRTSEADKRDPPCPLCVEWSSKVDSFGGQE
- the LOC122082025 gene encoding uncharacterized protein LOC122082025 isoform X2, with amino-acid sequence MGRRKRRTDHNKPAVSSLPSDIMPCSIGMDLSSEVKSSPCVSSVDSAVVHPLSSVIDTTDSSVKLQNSHPSHAHHHYNLSRAMFLRRSRHNYSNHYSQRNSGSHADTLGSLCKGASPLCDEKLSFKLASRCSSESGYHGERRPFHGPDRIRCSPLVRDAASPDAAKMVCGICMKLLRRKAYALGNTMSSSDLAVVAVLVCGHVYHADCLEQRTSEADKRDPPCPLCVEWSSKVDSFGGQE
- the LOC122082025 gene encoding uncharacterized protein LOC122082025 isoform X3, producing MSDIMPCSIGMDLSSEVKSSPCVSSVDSAVVHPLSSVIDTTDSSVKLQNSHPSHAHHHYNLSRAMFLRRSRHNYSNHYSQRNSGSHADTLGSLCKGASPLCDEKLSFKLASRCSSESGYHGERRPFHGPDRIRCSPLVRDAASPDAAKMVCGICMKLLRRKAYALGNTMSSSDLAVVAVLVCGHVYHADCLEQRTSEADKRDPPCPLCVEWSSKVDSFGGQE